Proteins encoded in a region of the Maridesulfovibrio bastinii DSM 16055 genome:
- a CDS encoding DUF3592 domain-containing protein — protein MEIKKILQIAFAILFLTMLWNIPYKEIRIERMRAFGEKKAIGTVVYRKTSNNGEKKYYIAYTFVGPDGNPKNKIAVVQKQTWNSYLGGDPIEVIYPPAAPDLSRIKGEVESPFVSFLADFSRTIQ, from the coding sequence ATGGAAATAAAAAAAATTTTACAGATTGCTTTTGCAATACTGTTTCTGACAATGCTCTGGAACATTCCTTACAAAGAAATTCGTATTGAGAGAATGCGGGCTTTTGGGGAAAAAAAAGCTATTGGAACTGTTGTTTACCGTAAAACTTCCAATAACGGAGAGAAGAAATATTATATTGCTTACACTTTTGTTGGTCCTGACGGTAATCCCAAAAATAAAATAGCTGTAGTGCAAAAGCAGACATGGAACTCATATCTTGGAGGAGATCCGATAGAAGTTATTTATCCTCCTGCTGCTCCGGATTTATCAAGAATAAAAGGAGAGGTGGAAAGTCCTTTTGTTTCTTTTCTGGCAGATTTTTCAAGAACAATTCAATAA